The Panicum hallii strain FIL2 chromosome 9, PHallii_v3.1, whole genome shotgun sequence genome has a window encoding:
- the LOC112876025 gene encoding uncharacterized protein LOC112876025: MAAAAVATVTSPSPASRRLLPSCSAAPSLLRLPRPGRRLRRALLVVSAAAAAGDEADVLPGPGGEAEAAVPGRLEEPRDEPLGGSQLDIGGLAFQGDVGGGFAGGGGGAGSGGGGGNKTLDRGINTAIVLGASTYALTKLLTVDQDYWHGWTIFEILRYMPEHNWSAYEEALKANPVLAKMMISGVVYSLGDWIAQCYEGKPIFDFDRARMFRSGLVGFTLHGSLSHYYYHICEALLPFKDWWVVPAKVAFDQTIWSAVWNSIYFVVLGFLRLESPTTIYKELKSMFWPMLTAGWKLWPFAHLITYGVIPVEQRLLWVDCVELVWVTILSTYSNEKSEARNSDGISTPDASKDNSR, translated from the exons atggcggcggcggccgtggcgaccGTGACCTCCCCATCCCCCGCCTCCAGGCGGCTGCTTccctcctgctccgccgccccgtccctcctccggctcccgcggccgggcaggcggcTCCGGCGCGCGCTGCTGGTCGTCTCGGCGGCCGCTGCGGCGGGGGACGAGGCGGACGTGCTGCCGGGCCCCGGGGGCGAAGCGGAGGCGGCGGTGCCGGGGAGGCTCGAGGAGCCGCGGGACGAGCCGCTGGGGGGGAGCCAGCTCGACATCGGCGGGCTCGCCTTCCAGGGTGACGTGGGCGGGGgcttcgccggcggcggcggtggggcgggctccggcggcgggggcgggaaCAAGACGCTGGACCGCGGGATCAACACGGCCATCGTGCTCGGGGCCAGCACCTACGCGCTCACCAAGCTCCTCACCGTCGACCAGGACTACTGGCAT GGGTGGACGATCTTTGAGATCCTCCGGTACATGCCCGAGCACAACTGGTCGGCATACGAGGAGGCTCTCAAGGCCAACCCGGTTCTGGCCAAGATGATGATCAGTGGCGTCGTCTACTCCCTCGGTGATTGGATCGCGCAG TGCTACGAAGGCAAGCCGATCTTTGATTTTGACCGTGCTCGGATGTTCCGGTCTGGCCTTGTTGGGTTCACTCTTCATGGGTCACTTTCTCACTACTACTACCATATCTGTGAG GCACTGCTCCCATTCAAGGATTGGTGGGTTGTCCCGGCAAAGGTTGCATTCGATCAGACAATCTGGTCTGCAGTTTGGAACAGCATCTACTTTGTGGTCTTGGGTTTTCTTCGGTTGGAATCACCTACCACTATCTACAAAGAGCTCAAGTCCATGTTCTGGCCCATGCTTACG GCTGGGTGGAAGTTGTGGCCTTTTGCGCACTTGATTACATATGGTGTGATTCCTGTTGAGCAAAGGCTTCTATGGGTCGACTGTGTGGAGCTAGTCTGGGTCACGATACTGTCAAC TTACTCAAATGAGAAGTCGGAGGCAAGAAATTCTGATGGTATCTCCACACCAGATGCTTCAAAG GACAACTCTAGATAG